Part of the Streptomyces sp. HSG2 genome, TGTGGTACGCGGCGAGAGCCACCTCGGAGGTGCCGACCAGGTAGAGGTCGTCCTTGTCGAAGTGGTAGACGTCCTGAGCGGCCTGCCCGAGGAATCCGGTGCCGGCCATCGACTGGGGGCGGACCAGGGCGGGGGTGAGCATGGGGGTGAAGCCTGCCGCGGTCGCCTGGGCCAGGGCGGCGTTGACCAGCGCCAGCTCCAGCAGGGCGCCCACTCCGGTCAGGAAGTAGAAGCGGGAGCCGGAGACCTTGGCACCGCGTTCCACGTCGATGGCGCCGAGGGACTGGCCCAGTTCGAGATGGTCGCGGGGTGTGAACCCCTCGGCGGCGAAGTCCCGCGGCGTTCCGTGGGTCTCCAGGGTGACGAAGTCGTCCTCGCCGCCCACGGGAACGTCCGGATGGACGAGGTTGCCGAGGCGCAGCAGCAGTTCCTGGGTCTCCGCGTCGGCGGCGTCCCGTGCGGCGTCCGCCGCCTTGACCTCGGCTGCCAGCGCGCTGGCCCGACCGAGGAGTTCGGCCTTCTCCTCCCCGGCCGCCTTTCCGATGAGTTTGCCCAGGCTCTTCTGCTCCACCCGGAGCTCGTCGAAGCGGACGCCGGACGACCTGCGCCGCTCGTCGGCGGAGAGGAGGGCGTCGACGATGGTGACGTCCTCGCCGCGGGCGCGCTGGGAGGCGCGCACTCGGTCGGGGTCCTCGCGGAGCAGTCGAAGGTCAATCACGTGCCCCAGGCTACCGGTGCGCGCGGTCGGATCTCGACCCCGTTCCGCCGACCCGGTGGGGGGCGAGCGGACCCGCGTCCACGAGGTCGGGCGCGCTCTGGTCGCCGGTGATCCCCTCGTGCGCCGGGGTGGTCGGCGTGACCGGAATTCCGCGTGCCGTGAGGCATTCCCCGGGCCGGACCTCCCCGGCCGAAGGTGACGTCGGGATAAAGTTATCCACAGCCTGTGTGGGAATCCGCGCACAATGGAATTGATCATTCCGGATGGCGGCGGAGTGGGCGATCTCCGTCGCCCGAACGCGGGAATGCCCGCATTCGGGCGTAAACGGACGTACGTTGATGTGGTGCGAGGGTGCACGGATGGTGGAATCGCGCGTGAATCCGAGATCACGAGCGTTGTTCCGCAGGTGAGCGACGGTCCGAGCGGCCGGCTCGTGTCGACTTGTCCCCAGGAGGCGAGGGCTCCCTGTGGATAACTTCCGCGAGTGAGGGCCCCAGGTGCGCGAGCCGGCCGGTCGGCTCAGAATCGCCCGTCCTGGCACCTCGCCACCCAGTCGGCCGCCGCCGCGAAAGCGGCGTCGGACGTGCCCGGTGAGGGTTCCGGAGCGTCGATCGGTCGGAGGTCGGCACGCGGATAGGAGCCCAGGAACCGAACCTCGCGGCAGATCCGCTTCAGGCCCGTCAGCGCGTCGGCCACCCGGCGGTCGTGGACGTGTCCCTCGGCGTCGACGCAGAAGCAGTAGTTTCCGATGCCCGCGCCCGTGGGCCGGGACTGGAGAAGCATCAGGTTCACACCTCGCGTGGCGAACTCGCCCAGCAGATCGCGCAGCCCCCCCGGGTGGTCGTCGCGTTGCCACAGCACGATGGACGTCTTGTCGGAGCCCGTCGGTGCCGCGGGGCGGGCGGGTCGGCCCACCAGGACGAAGCGCGTCTGCGCGTTCTCGGCGTCGTGAATCCCCGTCTCCAGCGCCCGCAGGCCGTACCGGGCCGCCGCGAACTCGCCGGCGAAGGCGGCGTCGTACCGGCCCTCCTGCACCAGGCGAGCGCCGTCGGCGTTGGAGGCGGCGGACTCCCAGGCGGCGTCCGGCAGGTTGGCCCTGAGCCAGTTGCGGACCTGGGGCTGCGCCGCCGGGTGGGCGGTGACCGTCTTGATGTCCGAGAGCCGTGTACCCGGCCGGACGAGCAGGGCGAAGGTGATCGACAGCAGTACCTCGCGGTAGATCATCAGTGGTCGGCCCGCCACGAGTTCGTCGAGGGTGGCCGTGATACCGCCCTCCACCGAGTTCTCGATCGGCACGAACGCCGCCTCGGCCTCCCCGTCCCGCACGGCGTCCAAGGCCGAGCGCACCGAGATGTGAGGGACCAGCTCCCTGGTGGCGGCCTCTCGGAGAGCGCGCAAGGCGACCTCCGTGAAGGTGCCTTCGGGGCCGAGGTACGCGTAACTGGCTGGCATGACCTCACCCTAGTGCCGCGCCGGGCGACGTTCACCTCGCCGCCGCCGGGCCGCTCCGTGCCGCGAGCCCTCGGCGGTCACCCCTCCAACAGCGCCTGTCCGACGTACTCCCCCGGCGACGCCCCGCCCGGCACCGCGAACAGCGCGCCGGCCTCGTGGCGGATGTACTCCGACAACGCGTCCCCCCGGTCCAGCTTGCGCTGGACGGGGACGAACCCACGCAGTGGGTCCGCCTGCCAGCAGACGAACAGCAGTCCGGCGTCGGGGAGGCCGTCGGCGTCGTAGCCGTCGTGGTACGAGAAGGCGCGGCGGAGCATGGCGGCGCCGTCGTTCTGATCCGGACGCGTGATGCGGGCATGGGCGTTGACGGGCACGACCAGGTAGCCCGCCTCGTCGGTCTTCTCCAGGTCCATCTCGGTCGTCTCGTCGCCCCCGGTCAACGGAGCCCCGTCGGCCTTGCGTCGTCCGATCACGTCCTCTTGGGCGGAGAGCGACAGTTTCTCCCAGTCGTCGAGGAGCATGCGGATACGACGGACGACGGCGTAGGAACCGTTGGCCATCCACGCCGCGTCCTGTCCGCCGGAGGCGGGCACGAAGACGCGTTCGTCGAAGTCCGTCTCCTCGGGGCGAGGGTTGCGCGTGCCGTCGATCTGACCCATCAGATTGCGCGCGGTCATCGGACGGGCGGTGGCGCCCGGCGACCGGTTGAACCCGTTCATCTGCCATCGGAGGCGGGCCGCTTCGCCCGCGTCCCGCTGGATGGCGCGGAGCGCGTGGAAGGCCACCAGGGCGTCGTCGGAACCGATCTGGACCCAGAGGTGGCCGTCGCTCCGGCCCTTGTCGAGGCGGTCCGAGGAGAATTCGGGCAGCGGAACGAGCGCGGACGGCCTTCGTTCCTCCAGGCCGGTCCGAGTGAAGAAGTCGTGACCGAAGCCGAATGTGACGGTGAGAGAGGACGGTCCGGCGTCCCTCGCGACTCCGGTGTCGTCCGATCCGGCCGTGTCGCCCGACATCAACAGCCTGGCCGTTTCCGACCATCGCCGCAGCAATGCCGCCGCCTCGGTGCGGCCGGCGCCCGCCACCAGGTCGAACGCGACAAGGTGGCCACACGCCTGAGCCGGTTCGATGATGCCGGGCTGATGTTTCCCGTGAAACATCGCCCGCCTCGCCCCGAGCGAGGAGAGTGGCTCGACGTCCGACGACGCGAGCGCCTGGCCGGTGGCCGCTCCGGCGGCGGCGAACGCGAGGCCGGTGGCCCCGGCGGTGCCGAACAGTCGGCGTCGCGAGATGCCCGGTGGGTCCGGCGGCGACGAATCCCCGGTGGCGGGGCCGGGGGGCTCGGCGGCGGCGCGAGCCCGAGGGAAAGACTGGTCAGCCATGTCGGTCAGCCGATCTGCGCGTTCTTGGAGACGGTCACCTGGTCGATGTCGGAGGTGCGCACGGTCACGGCGACCCGCCAGTCGCCCGCCGCGGGAATCCGGACGGCACTCGCCGACCAGTGGCCGGTGGAGACGTGATCGGGAACCACCGGCAGCGGGCCCAGGTCCTCGGCGGCCAGGGTGAGGGCGATCCTGACCTCGGGCAGGTCGAGGGGGCGCCCCCCGGTCGTGGTGGCGTAGACGTGGACGTCGTTGGCGCCGACCCGAGCGGGGTCGAGGTCGACCCGGACGACCCCTTGGCCGTTCTCCCCTCCGGTGTCGAAGGGAATGTCCAGCGTGAGCGCGCCGGTGGAGTCGTCGACGGGGGCGGCGGCGGTTCCTCCCACCGTGCGCGCGGGCTCGGTC contains:
- the serS gene encoding serine--tRNA ligase; protein product: MIDLRLLREDPDRVRASQRARGEDVTIVDALLSADERRRSSGVRFDELRVEQKSLGKLIGKAAGEEKAELLGRASALAAEVKAADAARDAADAETQELLLRLGNLVHPDVPVGGEDDFVTLETHGTPRDFAAEGFTPRDHLELGQSLGAIDVERGAKVSGSRFYFLTGVGALLELALVNAALAQATAAGFTPMLTPALVRPQSMAGTGFLGQAAQDVYHFDKDDLYLVGTSEVALAAYHMDEIIEKERLPLRYAGFSPCFRREAGSHGKDTRGIFRVHQFDKVEMFSYVAPEDSAAEHRRLLEWEKQWLDSLELPFRVIDVATGDLGASASRKFDCEAWIPTQGKYRELTSTSDCTEFQSRRLAIRMREDKKARPLATLNGTLCAVPRTIVALLENHQREDGSVRVPEVLRPYLGGREALEPVSR
- the pheA gene encoding prephenate dehydratase, yielding MPASYAYLGPEGTFTEVALRALREAATRELVPHISVRSALDAVRDGEAEAAFVPIENSVEGGITATLDELVAGRPLMIYREVLLSITFALLVRPGTRLSDIKTVTAHPAAQPQVRNWLRANLPDAAWESAASNADGARLVQEGRYDAAFAGEFAAARYGLRALETGIHDAENAQTRFVLVGRPARPAAPTGSDKTSIVLWQRDDHPGGLRDLLGEFATRGVNLMLLQSRPTGAGIGNYCFCVDAEGHVHDRRVADALTGLKRICREVRFLGSYPRADLRPIDAPEPSPGTSDAAFAAAADWVARCQDGRF
- the efeB gene encoding iron uptake transporter deferrochelatase/peroxidase subunit, whose amino-acid sequence is MADQSFPRARAAAEPPGPATGDSSPPDPPGISRRRLFGTAGATGLAFAAAGAATGQALASSDVEPLSSLGARRAMFHGKHQPGIIEPAQACGHLVAFDLVAGAGRTEAAALLRRWSETARLLMSGDTAGSDDTGVARDAGPSSLTVTFGFGHDFFTRTGLEERRPSALVPLPEFSSDRLDKGRSDGHLWVQIGSDDALVAFHALRAIQRDAGEAARLRWQMNGFNRSPGATARPMTARNLMGQIDGTRNPRPEETDFDERVFVPASGGQDAAWMANGSYAVVRRIRMLLDDWEKLSLSAQEDVIGRRKADGAPLTGGDETTEMDLEKTDEAGYLVVPVNAHARITRPDQNDGAAMLRRAFSYHDGYDADGLPDAGLLFVCWQADPLRGFVPVQRKLDRGDALSEYIRHEAGALFAVPGGASPGEYVGQALLEG